The Desertifilum tharense IPPAS B-1220 genome contains the following window.
CGGCACAGTTGTTAGTACCCAAAAAGATCCGACTCTCAGAGGGGCAAAGCTACTCCTGCTACAGTTTGTCGATGAAACTGGGCAGTTATTACCCAAATATGAAGTGGCAGCAGATACCAGCGTTGGTGCAGGCCTAGATGAATGGGTTTTAGTCAGCCGGGGTAGTGCTGCCCGTCAAGTCTCTGGTAGCGAACATCGTCCCATTGACGCGATGGTCGTCGGGATTATTGATACTGTCAGTGTTGACAATCAGTTGCTCTACAGCAAAAAAGATCAGTACCGCACTTAGGTCATGCGTCAGTTGTCAGTTGTCAGTCCAAGCGATACTCCATCAGTTCTGTGACTTCAAGCAGTCCTAGGATGCAATGACTTTGGGTCGCATCCTCAACGCCAATTGAACAGCCGACAACTGACACCCGACAAATGACACCCATAGGAGGAATTCAACTCATGGTAGTTCGAGGCCTAGCGGCTCCACCTACCCCTTGGTCAAAAAGCCTGGCCGAGCCAACCATTGATGAAACAGCTTACGTTCATTCTTTCGCCAATTTAATTGGGGACGTTCGCGTTGGTCCCAACGTCTTGATTTCCCCAGGGACTTCTATTCGAGCTGACGAAGGAAGTCCTTTTTACATTGGTAAAGATACCCATATTCAAGAAGGGGTTGTAATTCACGGACTCGATCGCGGTCGGGTCATTGGGGATGACAATCGGGAATATTCTGTTTGGATTGGCAAACAGGTTTCCATCACCCATATGGTGCTGGTTCACGGGCCGGCTTATATTGGCGATCGCACTTTTATTGGTTTTCGCTCAACCGTTTTTAATGCCAGGGTGGGAGAAGGCTGTATCGTCATGATGCACGCCCTGATCCAAGATGTGGAAATTCCCCCCGGAAAATACGTTCCGAGTGGAGCCGTCATTACCACCCAACAGCAAGCTGACCGACTTCCCGACGTTAAAGAAGTCGATCGTCAATTTGCCAATCATGTTGTGGGTGCTAATGAGGCAATGCGTCCGGAATCTCGCGCTTTAGAGGATGCGAGCTGCCCCGCGCCAGCTCGTAACAATATTGTCAAAAGTTCGCAGAATGGTCATAGCAGGGAAGAAAGAGTGAATACGCGTTTAAGTTCAGAAACCGTCGAGCAGGTTCGCCAGCTCTTGGCGCAAGGCTACAAGATTGGCACCGAACATGCCGATCAGCGCCGTTTCCGCACGGGATCGTGGAAGGTTTGCTCGCCCATCGATACCCGCCAAGTTTCCGAAGCCGTGGCGGCTTTAGAAGGGTGTCTCAACGAGCATCAAGGCGAATACGTGCGCTTAATTGGCATTGACCCCAAAGCCAAGCGCCGCGTGTTAGAAACCTTAATTCAACGACCGGGCGATCGCAACCAGAACTCGTCGTCCTCCAAT
Protein-coding sequences here:
- a CDS encoding EutN/CcmL family microcompartment protein; translated protein: MQIAKVRGTVVSTQKDPTLRGAKLLLLQFVDETGQLLPKYEVAADTSVGAGLDEWVLVSRGSAARQVSGSEHRPIDAMVVGIIDTVSVDNQLLYSKKDQYRT
- a CDS encoding ribulose bisphosphate carboxylase small subunit translates to MVVRGLAAPPTPWSKSLAEPTIDETAYVHSFANLIGDVRVGPNVLISPGTSIRADEGSPFYIGKDTHIQEGVVIHGLDRGRVIGDDNREYSVWIGKQVSITHMVLVHGPAYIGDRTFIGFRSTVFNARVGEGCIVMMHALIQDVEIPPGKYVPSGAVITTQQQADRLPDVKEVDRQFANHVVGANEAMRPESRALEDASCPAPARNNIVKSSQNGHSREERVNTRLSSETVEQVRQLLAQGYKIGTEHADQRRFRTGSWKVCSPIDTRQVSEAVAALEGCLNEHQGEYVRLIGIDPKAKRRVLETLIQRPGDRNQNSSSSNYSAPSRSNSYTPASYSNNNGNGGNGDLADQIRQIVSQGYKVGVEYADQRRFRTSSWQSGPSVQTKNASEAIATIEAVLNEQQGKYVRLIAIDPKAKRRVSEEVIQRPDGRVSTSSSASAPASSWPKSNASSSSSDNYSSGDSTSLSREDIDKVRSLLAQGYKIGTEHADKRRFRTGSWYSCAPIDSQRESEVVRALEECMINHSGEYVRLIGIDPKAKRRVLETIIQRP